One Thalassospira marina DNA window includes the following coding sequences:
- a CDS encoding succinylglutamate desuccinylase/aspartoacylase family protein produces MQQKRIELLRPQMGTQRALTVRTYGTPGKGPKAYFQAALHADELPGVLVLHHLEKLLAEAEAKGDIIGEVVVVPFANPIGFTQYVDMKPLGRFEMRTGQNFNRHYPDLCDELITALDGKLGQNADENVALIRTELRRLIKERRAASGPMTDLQDLRFSLAELAIDADLVLDLHCDWEAAMHLYTSDSSWPDAADLNAQLGAGACLIAEESGDNPFDEAFSRPWVVLRREFGDKFPIPMATLATTVELRGEQDVYDHYATEDAANLFAFLQRRGVIAGDPGPLPEAKCDATPLAGVDRVTATHGGMIVFSAKPGSHVKAGQELGYVLDTETGEKTPFSSRTDGFMYARVGGRLVVPGGLLCSVAGANVLPGKTGNLLTAR; encoded by the coding sequence ATGCAGCAAAAGCGCATTGAACTTCTTCGCCCCCAGATGGGCACCCAGCGTGCCCTGACCGTTCGCACCTATGGCACGCCTGGCAAAGGCCCCAAGGCCTATTTCCAGGCTGCCCTGCACGCAGATGAACTGCCCGGTGTTCTGGTTCTTCATCATCTGGAAAAGCTACTGGCCGAGGCCGAAGCGAAAGGTGATATCATTGGTGAAGTGGTTGTTGTGCCCTTCGCCAACCCCATCGGCTTTACTCAATATGTCGACATGAAGCCGCTGGGCCGCTTTGAAATGCGCACCGGACAGAACTTCAATCGCCATTATCCCGATCTGTGTGATGAACTGATCACCGCACTTGATGGCAAGCTGGGCCAGAATGCCGATGAAAACGTCGCACTGATCCGCACCGAACTACGCCGCCTGATCAAGGAACGCCGTGCAGCCTCCGGCCCGATGACGGATTTGCAGGATCTGCGTTTTTCCCTGGCAGAACTTGCCATTGATGCCGATCTGGTCCTGGACCTTCATTGTGACTGGGAAGCGGCGATGCACCTTTATACCAGTGATTCAAGCTGGCCTGATGCTGCCGATCTGAATGCACAGCTGGGTGCCGGCGCCTGCCTGATTGCCGAAGAGTCTGGCGACAACCCGTTTGACGAGGCATTCAGCCGCCCGTGGGTGGTGTTGCGCCGCGAATTTGGCGATAAATTCCCCATTCCAATGGCGACCCTTGCCACCACGGTTGAACTGCGCGGCGAACAGGACGTATACGACCATTATGCCACCGAAGATGCGGCCAATCTGTTTGCCTTTTTGCAGCGCCGGGGTGTCATTGCCGGTGATCCAGGCCCGCTCCCCGAGGCAAAATGTGATGCAACGCCGCTTGCCGGGGTTGACCGTGTCACGGCGACCCATGGCGGCATGATTGTTTTTTCCGCCAAGCCCGGCAGCCACGTAAAGGCTGGTCAGGAGCTGGGTTATGTCCTTGATACCGAAACAGGTGAAAAAACACCGTTTAGCAGCCGTACCGATGGCTTCATGTATGCCCGGGTTGGCGGGCGTCTGGTTGTGCCAGGCGGGCTTTTATGCTCGGTCGCAGGGGCAAATGTTTTGCCGGGCAAAACCGGCAATCTGCTTACCGCACGCTAA
- a CDS encoding methyl-accepting chemotaxis protein, which produces MPRSSAAGTAARSPKKNMRLAVKLPLLVAISSLISILVLGAADYWLASNDIRNLSADKLTALLDARTSTLNRLLNVENQSVERLANSLQIKEANDSFASGWALEGDGGAKNLRRLFIDENPNPADQRAELTKPEERTPYTRYHNRFHVDLRGIATERQYRSLMLVSLTGDVIYSVNKRDEFAKNINDGDFPYPALSSLMKQVMADPAGTPVAFGDFVRNVPNLISRFVVAPIVADKSDIRGYLVVEEPVTEINEVTADPAGLGDTGSIYLVGPDQLLRTVDRQMNGAGDNAQAVLTVLHKTAPVTAALAGESGVMTYRDGENIEKVAAYQPIQYGNNTWAMIAEARVSEIMAPVANLRNSMIMRAIAILVVIGLVGQFIVRRVIRQLDDVRATMVRLADDDLSAEIPSTERTDEIGEFARALAIFKRNIQERRNMRRKEEEKKAEQLEHSRRLQSLTEKFESEITDILAKLNASMGHLDHAGQSMKTAAEKTRTLGSDALGHSQSASDDVTTVSTATTELSSSIDEIGRSSATALNKSEEAVNEAEAANNKILDLDQSVSKIGEIVAMISGIAEQTNLLALNATIEAARAGDAGKGFAVVAGEVKNLSSQTAKATEEISRQIAEVQGETAEAVKAIETITRTIGELSVLTASISTAIEQQGSATAEISQSASSAARGTQSVISSIDGVAKASQESDLASREVTRVSDELSQQGNSLKSAVDGFLSGVRRD; this is translated from the coding sequence ATGCCGCGTTCATCCGCCGCTGGCACTGCCGCGCGTTCGCCTAAAAAAAACATGCGTCTGGCCGTCAAGCTGCCTTTGCTTGTTGCCATCAGTTCCCTGATTTCCATTTTGGTTCTTGGTGCCGCCGATTACTGGCTGGCCTCCAACGATATCCGGAATCTTTCGGCCGATAAGCTGACTGCCCTGCTTGATGCCCGCACATCCACGCTAAACCGCCTGTTAAATGTTGAAAACCAGTCGGTAGAGCGCCTTGCCAACAGCCTGCAGATCAAGGAAGCAAATGACAGCTTCGCATCTGGCTGGGCATTGGAGGGCGATGGCGGTGCCAAAAACCTGCGCCGTTTGTTCATTGATGAAAATCCGAACCCGGCCGATCAGCGCGCCGAGCTGACCAAACCCGAAGAACGCACGCCCTATACCCGCTATCACAACCGTTTTCATGTTGATTTGCGCGGTATTGCAACCGAACGCCAGTATCGTTCGTTGATGCTGGTTTCACTGACGGGAGATGTCATCTATTCCGTGAATAAACGTGATGAATTTGCCAAAAACATCAATGATGGGGATTTTCCCTATCCGGCACTTTCAAGCCTGATGAAACAGGTGATGGCCGACCCCGCTGGCACCCCGGTTGCCTTTGGCGATTTTGTTCGTAACGTGCCCAACCTGATTTCGCGTTTTGTTGTTGCGCCAATTGTTGCGGATAAATCAGACATTCGCGGTTATCTGGTGGTCGAAGAACCGGTTACCGAAATTAACGAAGTCACCGCCGACCCGGCGGGTCTGGGCGATACCGGATCGATCTATCTTGTTGGCCCCGATCAGCTTTTGCGCACGGTTGACCGGCAGATGAATGGCGCTGGCGATAATGCACAGGCCGTTCTTACTGTCCTTCACAAAACAGCACCGGTTACCGCCGCCCTGGCAGGCGAAAGTGGCGTTATGACCTATCGTGACGGCGAAAATATTGAAAAGGTTGCCGCCTATCAGCCCATTCAATATGGCAACAATACCTGGGCAATGATCGCCGAAGCCCGCGTCAGCGAAATCATGGCACCTGTCGCGAATTTGCGAAATTCCATGATTATGCGCGCCATCGCCATTCTGGTGGTGATCGGGCTTGTCGGCCAGTTTATTGTCCGTCGTGTTATCCGCCAGCTTGACGATGTGCGTGCGACCATGGTGCGCCTGGCCGATGATGACTTGTCTGCCGAAATCCCCTCGACCGAGCGTACCGACGAAATTGGCGAATTCGCCCGGGCCCTGGCCATCTTCAAACGCAACATCCAGGAACGGCGCAACATGCGCCGCAAGGAAGAGGAAAAGAAAGCCGAGCAGCTAGAGCATAGCCGGCGCCTTCAAAGCCTTACCGAGAAATTTGAAAGTGAAATCACCGATATTCTGGCAAAACTCAATGCCTCGATGGGGCATCTTGACCATGCCGGGCAATCGATGAAAACGGCGGCTGAGAAAACCCGCACCCTAGGTAGTGATGCCCTTGGGCATTCACAAAGTGCATCGGATGATGTGACAACCGTTTCAACGGCCACGACCGAACTTTCATCCTCGATTGATGAAATTGGCCGTAGTTCTGCCACGGCACTTAACAAATCCGAAGAGGCCGTAAACGAGGCCGAAGCCGCCAATAACAAGATTTTGGACCTTGATCAGTCCGTCAGTAAAATTGGTGAAATCGTTGCCATGATCAGCGGTATTGCCGAACAGACCAATTTGCTGGCACTGAATGCCACCATCGAGGCTGCCCGTGCAGGCGATGCGGGCAAAGGTTTTGCCGTTGTGGCAGGTGAAGTGAAAAACCTGTCATCACAAACCGCCAAGGCAACCGAAGAAATCAGCCGCCAGATTGCCGAAGTCCAGGGTGAAACAGCCGAGGCTGTGAAAGCGATTGAAACCATCACCCGCACGATTGGCGAACTCAGTGTGTTGACGGCCAGTATTTCGACTGCGATCGAGCAACAAGGCAGTGCAACGGCCGAAATCTCGCAAAGTGCAAGTTCGGCTGCACGCGGGACACAGTCGGTTATTTCTTCGATTGACGGCGTTGCCAAGGCATCGCAGGAATCAGACCTTGCATCACGCGAAGTTACCCGTGTGTCCGACGAACTCAGCCAGCAGGGAAATTCTCTTAAATCTGCTGTTGATGGCTTCCTCTCGGGTGTGCGGCGCGACTAA
- a CDS encoding ABC transporter permease, with translation MFEDLIYVLGKYHSWLIQGLGLTLQLLLISVIFGSALAIPLAICRTSKKVWVQAVPFSFIYVFRGTPLIAQLFMMYYGVGQLIANIDGIQDSWMWSYLRDPYWYCLFTFVLNTAAYVAEIMRGGINNVPSGEIEAARACGMTPATTYRRIIFPRMWQIIWPAYTNDVIFTLKATSLASTVTMMELTGAARKIVARTALPYEAFISAGIIYLIIVYVLTFGFKGVEKYLRRNEVRQANKKPSVKIGAQA, from the coding sequence ATGTTTGAAGATCTGATATATGTTCTTGGCAAATACCATAGCTGGCTGATTCAGGGCCTTGGCCTGACATTGCAGCTTCTGTTGATTTCGGTAATTTTTGGAAGTGCGCTTGCCATCCCACTGGCAATCTGCCGAACATCCAAAAAGGTCTGGGTTCAGGCCGTGCCCTTCAGTTTTATCTATGTCTTTCGTGGCACGCCGTTAATCGCCCAGCTTTTCATGATGTATTACGGCGTTGGGCAGTTGATCGCCAATATCGATGGCATTCAGGATAGCTGGATGTGGTCCTATCTGCGTGATCCTTACTGGTATTGCCTGTTTACCTTTGTGCTGAATACGGCGGCCTATGTTGCAGAAATCATGCGCGGCGGTATCAACAACGTCCCCAGCGGTGAAATTGAAGCCGCCCGGGCCTGCGGCATGACACCGGCGACCACCTATCGCCGCATCATATTCCCGCGTATGTGGCAAATCATCTGGCCGGCCTATACCAACGACGTCATTTTCACGCTTAAGGCAACATCGCTTGCTTCGACTGTGACCATGATGGAACTGACCGGTGCAGCACGCAAAATTGTTGCCCGCACCGCCCTGCCTTACGAGGCATTCATTTCGGCCGGGATCATATACCTCATCATCGTATATGTGCTGACCTTCGGCTTTAAAGGCGTTGAAAAATATCTGCGCCGCAACGAAGTACGTCAGGCTAACAAAAAGCCATCCGTTAAAATCGGCGCCCAGGCCTGA
- a CDS encoding ABC transporter permease encodes MFDLYGRSDQMLYGGLVTIQLCLTVLPFMIVIGLLGASAKLSRYKALRVIGESYTVIIRGIPELLVILLIYFGGTIAVQKIAEMISGEAARVDIPAFWSGVAALALVQGAFASEVFRAAMLAIPKGQIEAAVATGMTPVQIFYRIKLPQLWRFALPGLNNLFQVLIKDTALISVVGVEEILRKAAVGAGTEKAPFTFYLVAMLMFLAFTTVSLFAFNRLEKRANRGIARA; translated from the coding sequence ATGTTTGATTTATATGGGCGTAGCGATCAGATGTTGTATGGTGGTCTGGTCACCATTCAACTGTGCCTGACTGTTCTGCCTTTTATGATTGTTATCGGCCTGTTAGGGGCATCGGCAAAACTGTCGCGTTATAAAGCCCTGCGCGTTATCGGCGAAAGCTATACGGTTATTATTCGTGGCATTCCCGAACTTCTGGTGATTTTGCTTATCTATTTTGGCGGCACGATTGCGGTTCAGAAAATCGCTGAAATGATCAGCGGCGAAGCCGCCCGTGTTGATATCCCGGCTTTCTGGTCCGGTGTTGCCGCCCTTGCCCTGGTTCAAGGGGCCTTTGCATCCGAGGTATTTCGTGCTGCCATGCTGGCCATTCCCAAAGGCCAGATCGAAGCTGCCGTTGCCACCGGCATGACACCCGTGCAGATTTTCTATCGTATCAAATTGCCGCAACTCTGGCGGTTTGCCCTGCCCGGCCTCAATAACCTGTTTCAGGTATTGATCAAGGATACCGCGCTGATTTCAGTGGTTGGCGTTGAAGAAATCCTGCGCAAGGCAGCGGTTGGTGCGGGAACGGAAAAAGCCCCGTTCACCTTCTATCTGGTGGCAATGCTGATGTTCCTGGCCTTCACCACGGTTTCGCTTTTTGCGTTCAACCGTCTTGAAAAGCGGGCCAACCGCGGGATTGCGAGGGCATAA
- a CDS encoding transporter substrate-binding domain-containing protein: MKNWIKAAAAAAVGIALSASAASAAWDKVVVATEGAYPPFNFVDKDGNLQGFDVDFTKELCKTAGVECEIVAQDWDGIIPGLLAKKFDAIIAQMSITEERKRSIDFTNYYCTTPAVFVGKDGMKIEAYKDGKVMEDALDGMVIGVQRSTTHANFLEDNFPNAEIRMYDTQDNALLDLTAGRIDATLADSGVLLEWVNSDAGKGYSFVSDTFAPVEWFGEGAGIGIRKEDQDLKELFNKALAEMLANGSYEKLNKKYFETINLHPR, encoded by the coding sequence ATGAAGAACTGGATCAAGGCTGCTGCGGCTGCAGCTGTCGGTATTGCACTTAGCGCATCTGCAGCAAGTGCCGCCTGGGACAAGGTCGTCGTTGCCACGGAAGGTGCATATCCTCCGTTCAACTTCGTCGACAAAGACGGCAACCTGCAGGGTTTTGATGTCGATTTCACCAAAGAACTCTGCAAAACCGCAGGCGTTGAATGTGAAATCGTCGCCCAGGACTGGGACGGCATCATTCCGGGCCTTCTGGCAAAGAAATTTGACGCGATCATCGCTCAGATGTCGATCACTGAAGAGCGCAAGCGCTCCATCGACTTCACCAACTATTACTGCACCACACCGGCAGTCTTCGTTGGTAAAGACGGCATGAAAATCGAAGCCTACAAAGACGGTAAAGTCATGGAAGACGCACTTGATGGCATGGTCATCGGTGTGCAGCGTTCAACCACGCACGCAAACTTCCTGGAAGACAACTTCCCGAATGCCGAAATCCGCATGTATGACACCCAGGACAATGCCCTGCTCGACCTGACGGCTGGCCGCATTGACGCAACGCTGGCTGATTCCGGCGTGCTGCTGGAATGGGTTAATTCTGATGCAGGCAAAGGCTATAGCTTCGTTTCCGACACTTTCGCACCGGTTGAATGGTTTGGCGAAGGCGCAGGCATTGGTATCCGCAAGGAAGACCAGGACCTGAAAGAACTGTTCAACAAAGCCCTGGCAGAAATGCTGGCTAACGGTTCTTACGAAAAGCTGAACAAGAAATATTTCGAAACCATCAACCTGCATCCGCGGTGA
- a CDS encoding ABC transporter ATP-binding protein has translation MSTATPALKVEGMHKSFGDHEVLKGIDLTANTGDVISIIGSSGSGKSTFLRCINLLETPNSGHVYVHGELIKMRALADGSQEAADKKQLQRIRTKLAMVFQSFNLWSHLTILENVIEAPVHVLGVPRKQAIERADALLQKVGMYERRDYYPGHISGGQQQRAAIARALAIEPEVMLFDEPTSALDPELVGEVLKVMTDLAEEGRTMLVVTHEMGFAKGVSNKVMFLHQGLVEESGDPKEVFENPKSERMKQFLQRDF, from the coding sequence ATGAGCACAGCAACACCCGCCCTTAAAGTTGAGGGGATGCATAAGAGTTTTGGTGATCACGAAGTGCTCAAAGGCATTGATCTGACCGCCAATACCGGGGACGTCATTTCCATTATTGGGTCTTCCGGTTCTGGTAAAAGTACCTTCCTGCGGTGCATTAATCTTCTTGAAACGCCCAATTCCGGCCATGTCTATGTTCATGGCGAGCTGATCAAAATGCGTGCGCTGGCCGATGGCAGCCAGGAAGCCGCAGACAAAAAACAGCTTCAGCGCATCCGCACGAAGCTTGCCATGGTTTTCCAGAGCTTCAATCTCTGGAGCCACCTTACCATCCTTGAGAACGTGATCGAAGCACCGGTCCATGTTCTGGGTGTTCCCCGCAAACAGGCTATCGAACGCGCAGACGCCCTTTTGCAAAAGGTCGGCATGTATGAACGTCGCGATTATTACCCCGGTCATATTTCCGGTGGTCAGCAGCAGCGTGCAGCCATTGCCCGCGCGCTCGCCATCGAGCCAGAGGTGATGCTGTTTGACGAACCGACCTCGGCACTTGACCCGGAACTGGTGGGTGAAGTGCTCAAGGTTATGACCGATCTGGCCGAAGAAGGCCGGACCATGCTGGTGGTGACCCATGAAATGGGTTTTGCCAAGGGTGTGTCTAACAAGGTCATGTTCCTCCATCAGGGGCTTGTCGAAGAATCCGGGGACCCGAAAGAGGTTTTCGAGAATCCAAAATCGGAACGCATGAAACAATTCCTTCAGCGCGATTTCTGA
- a CDS encoding YdcF family protein, which translates to MFFILSKVATFLIQPGNLVTLGFALGLILVMVRKWRSAGFGLLAAVAACCLLITVIPVGEIGVQILEDRFPKPTLEDIQKRDIAGVIVLAGAIDGDQYVARQQIEYNAAADRVVSMLSLARLLPDVPVIFTGGDNVILDRKFSEADALRDDLSRNGLGAANIFYEGASRNTAENAEYAHQMIAEKWPEKVRGTWLVVTSARHMPRSMGVFRRYDWSVIAWPVDYIATPQRHLTDINVSHSIKMLEDALKEFAGLTAYNWTGRTTAWFPAP; encoded by the coding sequence GTGTTTTTCATTTTATCAAAGGTCGCAACATTTCTGATCCAGCCGGGAAACCTGGTGACGCTGGGGTTTGCCCTGGGTCTGATATTGGTGATGGTACGCAAATGGCGCAGTGCCGGTTTTGGGTTGCTGGCGGCGGTTGCTGCCTGCTGCCTTCTTATCACCGTCATCCCGGTTGGGGAAATAGGTGTGCAGATACTTGAAGACCGTTTCCCAAAGCCGACGCTGGAAGATATTCAAAAGCGAGATATCGCGGGGGTTATTGTGCTGGCTGGGGCCATTGACGGGGACCAGTATGTTGCGCGCCAGCAAATTGAATATAACGCAGCAGCGGACCGGGTCGTCAGCATGCTGTCGCTTGCGCGGCTATTGCCCGATGTGCCGGTGATTTTTACGGGTGGCGATAACGTCATTTTAGATCGCAAATTCAGTGAAGCCGATGCGTTGCGAGATGATCTGTCGCGAAACGGGCTTGGCGCGGCCAACATCTTTTATGAAGGGGCTTCGCGCAATACGGCGGAAAATGCCGAATATGCCCACCAGATGATTGCAGAAAAATGGCCAGAAAAGGTGAGGGGAACCTGGCTTGTGGTGACCTCGGCGCGGCATATGCCCCGATCCATGGGGGTGTTTCGCCGATATGACTGGTCAGTTATTGCCTGGCCGGTGGATTATATCGCAACACCGCAGCGCCATTTAACAGATATTAACGTCTCACACTCTATCAAGATGCTGGAAGATGCGTTGAAAGAGTTTGCCGGGCTGACAGCCTATAACTGGACCGGGCGAACAACAGCGTGGTTTCCGGCGCCTTAA
- a CDS encoding lytic murein transglycosylase, with translation MKIRTLGTAATILGALLVATPVLAAPADAPLPAFTTEGFDTWLADFKNDALKNGISQKTLDAAFAKTQPIPRVIELDRSQPEFKLTFEQYLQRVVPQSRIDEGRKKFAENRDILEAAAKKYGVPAHYLTAFWGIETGYGKHTGGFSVVDSLATLAFEGRRAEYFRGELMKALKIIDAGHISADAMEGSWAGAMGQAQFMPSTFMAYATDGNGDGKINLWTQKEDVFASAANYLSSVGWKEDQRWGRKVSLPNGFDASKAGRDVRKPIAEWQKMGVRMPNGADLPSADMQAAIVLVNDGAGPAYMVYNNFNTIMHWNRSTYFAIAVGTLADAIAGR, from the coding sequence ATGAAAATTCGGACACTCGGAACTGCTGCCACAATTCTTGGAGCGCTTTTGGTTGCGACCCCGGTATTGGCTGCCCCCGCAGATGCCCCATTGCCCGCATTCACGACCGAAGGGTTTGATACCTGGCTGGCTGATTTTAAAAATGATGCCCTGAAAAACGGCATTTCGCAAAAGACGCTGGATGCCGCCTTTGCCAAGACCCAGCCCATTCCGCGCGTGATCGAACTGGATCGCAGCCAGCCGGAATTCAAGCTGACCTTCGAGCAGTATTTGCAGCGCGTTGTACCGCAATCCCGTATTGACGAAGGCCGCAAGAAATTTGCCGAAAACCGTGACATTCTGGAAGCTGCTGCCAAGAAATACGGTGTGCCGGCCCATTACCTGACGGCTTTTTGGGGTATTGAAACCGGATATGGTAAACATACCGGTGGTTTTTCAGTTGTCGATTCCCTCGCAACCCTGGCTTTTGAAGGCCGCCGGGCGGAATATTTCCGTGGCGAACTGATGAAGGCCCTTAAGATTATTGATGCCGGCCATATTTCGGCTGATGCAATGGAAGGCTCCTGGGCCGGTGCGATGGGGCAGGCACAGTTTATGCCGTCAACCTTTATGGCCTATGCGACCGACGGTAACGGCGATGGCAAAATCAACCTTTGGACCCAGAAGGAAGACGTTTTTGCATCCGCAGCCAATTACCTGTCATCGGTTGGCTGGAAAGAAGATCAACGCTGGGGCCGCAAGGTAAGCCTGCCCAACGGATTTGATGCCAGCAAGGCTGGCCGTGATGTGCGCAAACCGATTGCCGAATGGCAGAAAATGGGTGTACGCATGCCCAATGGTGCAGATTTGCCCAGTGCCGACATGCAAGCAGCCATTGTTCTGGTAAATGACGGTGCCGGACCGGCCTATATGGTCTATAACAATTTCAACACCATCATGCACTGGAACCGCTCGACCTATTTCGCCATTGCTGTTGGTACGCTTGCCGATGCAATTGCCGGTCGCTGA
- a CDS encoding septal ring lytic transglycosylase RlpA family protein, translating into MVMLAGCAETQLAVHSVKRIGSQNQTSAPAQTGAYKIGKPYEIAGQWYYPAVDYEYRETGIASWYGPKFHGKYTANGEIFDQNEVSAAHRTLPLPSIVRVTNLENGRSLKVRVNDRGPFARSRIIDMSRKAAQLLGFEQQGTAKVMVEVLEAESQQAALISQGKSAAPTVTAAEKNTVTAAPRASVETVSLDAPQSNKTPNDFDDSAQQPKRQKYQPATPANDVAVTAQANPEVNVAPVPPSAIYVQAGAFSVYDNALNLRNRLYNLAPTKIEPIDVKGTTFYRVRLGPMATVPEADVLLDRVLATGQTGARVIVECAGAGEKSPAGC; encoded by the coding sequence ATGGTGATGCTGGCGGGCTGTGCGGAAACCCAGCTTGCTGTTCACAGTGTCAAGCGCATCGGATCGCAAAACCAGACAAGCGCACCGGCACAGACCGGCGCCTATAAAATTGGCAAACCCTATGAGATTGCCGGGCAATGGTATTACCCGGCAGTCGATTATGAATATCGTGAGACGGGTATTGCTTCCTGGTATGGACCGAAATTTCACGGCAAATATACCGCCAATGGTGAAATTTTTGACCAGAACGAAGTTTCGGCCGCCCACCGGACCCTGCCGTTGCCCAGTATCGTGCGGGTTACCAACCTTGAAAATGGCCGTTCGTTAAAGGTACGCGTCAATGATCGCGGGCCGTTTGCGCGCAGCCGCATTATCGATATGTCGCGCAAGGCTGCCCAGTTGCTGGGGTTTGAGCAGCAGGGAACCGCCAAGGTGATGGTCGAGGTGCTGGAGGCTGAAAGCCAGCAGGCCGCCCTGATTTCACAGGGGAAATCGGCGGCACCGACTGTGACCGCAGCAGAAAAAAACACCGTGACGGCTGCCCCGCGGGCTTCGGTTGAAACCGTTTCGCTTGATGCGCCGCAAAGCAATAAAACGCCCAACGATTTTGACGATAGCGCCCAGCAGCCCAAACGGCAGAAATACCAGCCGGCAACACCGGCCAATGATGTGGCCGTAACCGCGCAGGCAAACCCGGAAGTCAATGTTGCGCCGGTGCCACCCAGCGCCATTTATGTGCAGGCCGGGGCGTTTTCTGTTTATGACAATGCGTTGAACCTGCGCAACCGGCTCTATAATCTTGCGCCAACGAAAATAGAACCCATCGATGTCAAGGGAACGACATTTTACCGTGTCCGCCTTGGCCCGATGGCAACGGTGCCTGAAGCCGATGTTTTACTTGACCGGGTTTTGGCAACCGGGCAAACCGGGGCCAGGGTGATTGTGGAATGTGCAGGGGCAGGGGAAAAGTCGCCTGCCGGGTGCTAA
- a CDS encoding D-alanyl-D-alanine carboxypeptidase family protein, with translation MNLLPSIPCKATFNRLLAGAALLGTAMAATVGHAQSIETIAREAYLVDYDTGAVLLNKNGDDLAEPASLTKMMTIYMLFDRIKNGSLKLEDTFHVSEDAWKKGGSKMFVEVNSDVSIYDLIHGIIVQSGNDAAIVVAEGIAGTEDAFAQEMTDKAREIGMTKSVFKNATGWPADGHLVTAHDLSVLAHRTIHDFPELYKFYSEPVFTYNGIRQHNRNPLLGTSAGVDGMKTGHTEAAGFGLTATAKRDGRRLILVVMGLNSMRERRTEGQKLLDWGFREFDNYNLFKKDEVVSSADIWLGDTGKVDLVTDQDITLTIPRKDRKDMKVSVVYEGPIPAPISAGQQVATLKVEIPNQDPQSFPLYAKSGVERLGLVGRIGAAIKYLVWGGSNG, from the coding sequence ATGAATTTACTTCCGTCAATTCCGTGCAAAGCCACATTCAACCGGCTTCTGGCCGGGGCGGCGCTTCTGGGGACAGCGATGGCTGCGACCGTCGGCCATGCTCAGTCGATCGAAACGATCGCGCGCGAGGCCTATCTTGTTGATTATGACACCGGTGCCGTTCTTCTGAACAAGAATGGTGACGATCTCGCCGAACCGGCGTCGCTGACCAAGATGATGACGATCTATATGCTGTTTGATCGCATCAAAAATGGTAGCCTCAAGCTCGAAGATACCTTCCATGTCAGTGAAGACGCATGGAAGAAGGGCGGCTCGAAGATGTTTGTCGAGGTCAATTCCGATGTTTCCATCTATGATTTGATTCACGGTATTATCGTTCAGTCGGGCAATGACGCGGCAATTGTGGTTGCCGAAGGCATTGCCGGCACCGAAGATGCCTTTGCCCAGGAAATGACCGACAAGGCCCGTGAAATTGGCATGACCAAATCGGTCTTTAAAAATGCCACCGGCTGGCCGGCAGATGGCCACCTTGTGACGGCGCATGACCTGTCTGTTCTGGCGCATCGCACGATCCACGATTTCCCGGAACTTTATAAATTCTATAGCGAACCGGTCTTTACCTATAACGGCATTCGCCAGCATAACCGTAACCCGCTTTTGGGCACCAGCGCGGGCGTTGATGGCATGAAAACCGGCCATACCGAAGCCGCTGGCTTTGGTTTGACGGCAACGGCAAAGCGCGATGGTCGCCGCCTGATCCTGGTTGTGATGGGCCTTAATTCGATGCGCGAACGCCGTACCGAAGGCCAGAAGCTGCTGGATTGGGGGTTCCGCGAATTTGACAATTACAATCTTTTCAAAAAAGACGAAGTTGTCAGCTCAGCCGATATCTGGCTGGGGGATACCGGCAAGGTTGACCTGGTTACCGATCAGGACATTACGCTGACCATTCCGCGCAAAGATCGCAAAGACATGAAGGTATCGGTCGTTTACGAAGGCCCGATCCCCGCACCGATCAGTGCAGGCCAGCAGGTTGCAACTCTGAAGGTCGAAATTCCGAACCAGGACCCGCAATCCTTCCCGCTTTATGCGAAATCCGGTGTTGAACGCCTTGGCCTGGTTGGCCGCATCGGCGCTGCGATCAAGTATCTGGTGTGGGGAGGCAGCAACGGGTGA